In Oscillatoria sp. FACHB-1406, one DNA window encodes the following:
- a CDS encoding Uma2 family endonuclease, with the protein METSALIESSPTYTREEYLEFEVNSEQRHEYIRGEVIAMTGGTPNHNQIVLNLGGELNYGLRQHPYRVFVTDQRLWIAEKQIYTYPDIVISAEELELQEGRKDTLANAIAIAEVLSASTRHYDKDAKFAAYRTLPSFQEYLLIDQYVMHVEQYFKTDAKHWTFTEYDNAEDIVTFKSVSFQISLADLYNRVELDSTK; encoded by the coding sequence ATGGAAACTAGCGCTTTAATTGAATCCTCCCCAACTTATACTCGTGAAGAGTACCTCGAATTTGAGGTGAATTCCGAACAACGTCATGAATATATTCGGGGAGAGGTCATTGCAATGACAGGTGGAACGCCAAATCACAATCAGATCGTTCTCAATCTTGGGGGTGAATTAAACTATGGACTGAGGCAACATCCTTATCGTGTCTTCGTAACCGACCAAAGACTGTGGATTGCCGAAAAACAAATTTATACCTACCCCGATATTGTTATTAGCGCGGAAGAATTAGAACTTCAAGAAGGGCGTAAAGATACCCTCGCAAATGCGATCGCGATCGCGGAAGTTTTATCTGCTTCCACTCGCCATTACGATAAAGATGCTAAATTTGCTGCCTATCGCACCCTTCCGAGCTTTCAGGAATATTTATTAATCGACCAATATGTTATGCACGTCGAGCAATATTTCAAAACGGATGCCAAGCATTGGACATTTACGGAGTATGACAATGCCGAAGATATCGTAACTTTCAAATCTGTTTCTTTTCAAATTTCTTTAGCCGACTTATACAACCGCGTAGAGCTAGATTCAACTAAATAA